From Choloepus didactylus isolate mChoDid1 chromosome 19, mChoDid1.pri, whole genome shotgun sequence:
ACACAGtaactgaggaatggataaatggGCTGACCCTGCATTAAAGGGACAGACATGACAGGCAGGCTGACTCAAGCCACAGACTGATCTGAGTtacagacagatggatagacaCAATGACCACCTGAGTGGAGAATGAGGTCCAGGCCAGAAACCCTGACCTAGTATTCAAAACTCAGAGTGAGCCAGGATGAGAGAGACAGGGTATCCCAGAGGCTTCCTGACTTTTCAGGGAGGTGGGGTCCCCTCATCCTTTTCTCCTGCCCATTTAGAGAGGAGCCACCCAGCTCTGGGAGAGGCTGGGAGGTGCCTGGGTCACAAGAGTCAAGCAGGCTTGGGGAGAAGGGAATGGGCTCCTGTCTACTTCTTGACCCTCCTGCCTGCCCATGGAGTCAATGGGGTCCAAAATAGACAGCTTTGGGGATCCTTAAGTGAAGGGGTTTCCCACCCTAACTGCTAGTTGCTCTCCTCCTCTGTAGGCTTGGCTCTTTTTTTCTTCACCCCACCCCAACAATATACAATTCCAATTTACTCCCCAGCATGCTTCTTTTCTGAGCACAAGACTGGGAGTCAGGAGATTAGATCTAAATTAGGCCTCCAAgcacctctgtttcctcatttaaaaatgggACAGTAGAAACTGCCTCTCAGGTTGACTGTGCTTATCACAGTGCCAGGCTCACGCTGGGCCTCAGTCAGTTTAAATCTGGGAGCTATCAGAGGAGGGGGTCTAACCAGGCTGGGGTAGCGTTGGGGAAGGCTTCCAAGAGGAAGGACAGGAGAGCATCTGAGAGGATGGGAGGCACCTGACCTAGCTCTATGCAGACTCAGGCAAAGGAGCCCTGGGTCCTCCATGATCAGGAGggagacacacacactcacatttaGTCATTCCACAAGTGCTTATTAAGTGCCTTCTACATGCACTAATGCTGCGGACACAGAGGTGGCTAAGACATACAAGGGCTCTGCTCTCATGGAGCCATAGTCAAGTGGCAGAATAGAAAATAAAGGTCTAAATAAGATGCTTTATAAGAACAAAATAAGGCAGGGTGATGTGATAGACTCGAGAATGATTTGACGAGGGTGGAGGCACCAACGTGGGATGGGAGCTCTCTaagaaggtgatatttgagctgaaGAGGAGCCAGCCTCACAAGATCTGGGAGGAGTGTTCCAGCAGAGCAGAGAGCACGTGCAAAGGTCCTGAGTCAGGAACAAGCTTGGCTGGGTTCGAGGAGCCTCCAGTGCATCTGGGGTGTCAGGAACAAGTGGGACAGTGGTTAGAAATGAAGTGAgagaaacaggcagggccagatGGTTTAGGGCTTTGCAAGTCAAAAGAAGCTTGGGTTTTATTCCAAGTGTGATGGGAGAACCTTGGAAGACTTCGAGAaggagagtgacatgatctgatttcgTTTTAAACATATATCCAGCTGGTTGCCATAAGGAGAATAGACTGTAGGGGGCAGGAGTGGACACAGAGTCCAGGGACAAGGCTGTCGCATGTCCAGGCAAGAGTTGATGGTGGCCTGGACCAGGGTGATGGCAGTGGAGAGAACGGATGGACGGGGGGTGTGTTTTGGGAGAACAGCAGATCCACATCTCCACTTCTATCAAGTATGGTCCCTGAGATTTGGGTCCTTCTCTATGGGTAGTGTTGGTCCCAAGCATGCTGAAGAGCAACTTCTTCCAACTTCCTttcaaatagggtgggatggggtgcgCTTCCCGGAGAAGGTTTCAAGAGAGGCTGCTTGGTGGTCAAGAGGAGCCAGAGGATCCACCTAGAGTATGCTCCCCTTCTCTCTGTGCACGTCACTCTACAGATtatgaattattttcaaattcatcaCTTCATTCAATACTCACAACAAGGGAGAAAATGAGTCCTAGAGAGGCAGCGCAACTACCCGGCCACACAGCAGGCCCAGAGCAGGACTGGAAGGCAAACCCACAAGCCCAGCATATGCCGTCTTGCCTTTCTAATCCTCACCCCGTTGGCAGTGACGCTGGCAGGATAGTGAGTGCCAGCCCCAttttagagaagagaaaactgaggcccagggaagttAGGTTGCCTGTTCTGGGCAGAGCTGTTTTAAGACCTTTGATGTCCCCACATctataaagcatattaaaaaacagCCATATCAAACATCaaatgtatattgtatataatCAGATAAAAATCAGATTGCAGTTGACTGGCTgatatcatgttttgttttgcagACATTTAATTAAACGTTATTAGTTTTGATTCtgcagggttttgtttttttttttttcccctgtgtttTGGAGCTGGTTATTTTTCCAGGCCTCATACATTTTCCTAGGCCCATGAAAATCACAGGCCCTTGGCAGCGAGGCGTTGGTACCAGCTGGAAGGACCTGCCAGTTTTGCTCCTGGGGCCAAAAGAGGCCGAGTGAAGGCTGAATCCAGGCCTTTCATTCCCAGGGTGCGGTGTggtcttttcacatttttcccgGGGGCTCCGAGCCTCCTTTCTTCCCTCGCCCCACCCCTGCTCCAGCGCACAGTGGCACTGAGCTGTGTGAATCCTTTGTCTGTGGCTTACTGGGAGCTGGCTGAGGAGAGGGCAGGAGTGGGCGGGGAGGTGGGCAAGGAGGTGGGCAGGCAGCCTGTCAGGTGGCGATGGCTGCTGGCGGGGCCGGGCCTCCCTCATGCTGACTGGGCTGGGAAACAGATGGTCTTCCAGCCTGAGAGAAACTTCCAGGGTGtcaccctcccccagctccccaggcccCTTTACGTTGGACCAGCTGCTCTCTCTTTCCTAGGGGGGAGTGTCAAAGGGAACGAGGAGAGTACGATGGAGACTGAGAAAGGCGGTCTGTGTCCTGGGCCCCTCACAAGCTCTGGGACCATTTTGGCCTTTCCCCTAGGCATCTCCCCTCCCGTATCTGGTCACCTCCAGCCCTGCTCTTTGCCCCTCCTCTGTCCCCTGCCTCAGCTCAGCCCTGTCATTTCGAACCTGGACCAAACCCCAGCCTCCCCTGGCTTTCTTCCAAGCCAGACTCAGAGCGAGCTTTCTAAGCATCCAAGCTGATCACATCACCCTGATTTTTGGATAAAAATCAGATTTGGAATAAAATCTGAATTCTTTAGCCCAGAACGTGATGCCCTTCACAATTCTAGCCTTCTTATGCCACTGCCCATTTAAAACTCTCTCCTTCATGTCCATCAAACCTGGGTCATTCCCCTAAAAGGCTGTATCCTCTCATGCTTCAGTGCATTTGCATCAGCTGGTTCTTCCACTGGGAATGCCCTTCCAACTCTTGTGTGCCTTCAAATCCCTACCcctgcttcctccaggaagcccttctCCCACAGGTAAAGTTACCTTTCGATGGATTCCAAAGCATCTTGTAAGCACCTTCTCCAGCTcttatttcctctctctcccatGGGACTGCACGATACTTAAAAGCCCAGGcactggcacagagcaggtgctcagGATCTGCTGGttacatgaatgaatgattctGGCTGTAAGCTGCAGGGACCCTTAAGTGGAGGGTGGCAGGGAAGGTAGAATAAATTCCCAGCCTCTGGGCAGGGGCCTAGAGGATGGAAGATACGGGAAGACCACTTTCTGTGCATCAGAAAAAAACCAAACCAGCCTTGTAGCTGCTCAGAAGCCAAAGGCCCTGAGCAGGAGGCAGCGACTTCCTGTGCCTGGAAGCGTACACACACTGGCTGGAAACTGAGGAAGGAATTTGAGCACTGGAGAAGGAAGTCCAACTGAGAGGCCTTTGTGTTTCCTGAATCAGCTTTTGCAGGAacagccccttccccatgctgGCTGCCAGTCTGGCATTGGGTCACGTTGAGAGTGTGTCTTCACCACCCAGGGACTGGGTGGAGGGCCTTAAGTCAGGCGTTTCTGGCCATGTTTGGGGGAAAAGTTTGGGTCCCAGAACATTAGCTCTGAAGGGATCTCCAGAGTCATCAAGCCCTCTCATTGATAGATGGAGAaagtgaagcccagagagggccaCATAGCTGCTAAGGCCTGGGTACTCATTTGAGGAAACCGGTGTCAGCCAGTCCCAAATGCCAGGGAGCACTGTAGTTGCTCCCTTGGGCTGGCAGCACACAGTTTGGTATCCATACAGCTGGTCCTCTGGTTCCCAGACAACATCCTGGAAATGCCAGCACTTCACATCTGGGAAGAGACTGTCCCAAATCCCTGGTTCCCCAATTTCAGATGTAGGCAAAAGAGTCCATGAGTCTGTTCGGATTTTCTCCTCACTAGGGAAGTCATTTTGGAGAAGCCATCTCTGGTTTCAGCAAAGGGCATGCCTGCCCCTTGAATCAGAGAGTTTGTGGCTGCAACAGTCAAGGGTGCAGGTGCTGGGCAAGGAACCAGGTCAGAGTGGGGGAAATCAGACCCAGAGATCTGTGTAGACAGGTCCTTTCTCAACCTACATGGGCACTGCATTTCATATTTTGCACAGTATCTTCTCATCCATTTATTTCTCACAGCCTCTTGGGAGGGATTGACTGGTGTTCAGAGAGGCAAAGCCAGGACATGAACTTAGAACTTCAGAATCTCTTCCATACCACCTTCAGGGTTACCAGAATTCCATTCAATTCAACAAACTTGCAATCAcgcatgcatgcattcattcagccAACATGgactgagcatctactgtgtgctaAAGTGAGCAATCACACCTAGACATCCTCACGGAGCCCACAGTCTCGTGGGGAGACAGATGCAGATGTGGACCCAGACAGATACAACCCTCTGTGACAAGTGTTGGGTTAGAGGGAAGACTGGGAGAAGCCCCTTACCCCAGCGGGATGGGTGATCAGTGAAGACTTCCCGGAAGAAGTCATGTTTATAGGCTGAACCTTGGAAGAAAAGCAAGAATTAGTGCTGGGATGGAATTGGAGGACAGGGGTgtgctccaggcagagggaacagcaggtgcaaaggctcAATGGCAGGGGAGAGCCTTGTGAGCTCTGGAATCCAAGACCTGTGCAGAGTAACTGGAGCCCTGAAATTTGCTGGGAGAAGTGGCATGAGATGAAGCAGCAGTCTCAAATGCCAAGGGAAGGAATCTGTGAGCAGTTTCTCTATGCCCTGTGGTGAGAACTGGGCACTCTGAACACGGTCCAGGAATAGGTTAGGAAGCTGCTGGTGACAACAGGACTGTGTTTGGCATTAGGGACTGCCCCTGAAGGATGATcctgccaggagctgggggcaggAACTCAAGTGTGGGCAAAGCTCGTTTTGGCTTATAGTAAGAGGCAGTGTTGCCTAATGGTTAGAGTGTGGACCTTGGGGCCAGGCTGCCTGGCTTTGCATCCTGACTCCATTGCTTCTTAGCTGGGTGACCCTGGACAAGTGACATACTCTCTGTGTatgagtttcttcatctataaaatgaggataacagcCCAGGGCACTGTGAGGTATCAGGATCCCTGCAAAGAAAGTGGGTCCCAACCCACCATAGAAATAACGATGACAATGCATATTAAGGGCTTGCTTTGTGCCAGTGTTTCAAGGTAATGAGCCCTTTCAGTGCTCCCCACAACAGCCCCGAGAGACGGTCTGTTCAATATACCCATTTTAGAattgaggaaacaggctcagtgCAGTGAGTGACTTGCTGAGAGCCACACGTTGAGCACCTGTCCCCAGCGCTCGTCGGCTGACCCAGGGCAACGGGAAGGGGCGGGGCAGGGTGTGCGCGGGAGCCTGAGGGCCGCGTCCTTCTCGCAGGTACCTGCGCGCCATGTACCTGGGACTGCAGAGCCGCTGGCGCGGGGAGCGGCTGCAGCGCCACTTCTACTGGCGGATGCTGTTTGAGAGCGCCGATGTGAGCATGCTGCGCCTGCTGGAGACCTTCCTGCGCAGCGCGCCGCAGCTGGTGCTGCAGCTCAGCCTCATGGTGCACCGCGGCGGCGAGCCCGACCTGCTGCCTGGTGAGCCCCGCCCCCCAGAGCCCACCCGCCCTGCTTCGGGCCTCCTGGGCGTGCCCTGTGCCACCCCCAGGACCCACTCACTGTCCGGGTTCAGGGAGGCCCCCCCTTCGACACTGACCGCCCCCAGGCCTCGGGAGACCTGGCCCCTCCACACCTTTGCCACCTCTCAAGTCCCTTGGGCACTCAGCTCTCccgccctcctccctccccactgcAGGGATAGAACAGACCCCATTTTTTGCTGTGGTCACACCGCAGACCCTTGGAGGAATCCCCTGCCCCCTCATCCCCCAAGCTGTCTTAATCCCAGCCCACATCTCCTGGGGAAACCCTGTCTCCCAGACCTGCCCATCCACCATCAGTTTCCAGAGAACCTGTCCATTCACTCCTAGAGTGGTGTCCATCTTCAGCCCCCTGGGACCCCTCCCAAGCCTCGTTCTGGCCCTGATGCACCTCCCCACCAGGCCCTGCTCAACCCACACCTTGCCTCTTCCTCAACTGTCAGACCAAGCCAACTCCCCCAGTGTCAGATATAAACCACATCCCCATTCTCCCTGGACTCCACATACCTACCCCAACCCCCCAAACCCAGCCCCATCTACCCTCAGTAACCAGAAAGACTGTCACTACCACCCCTCAGAAACCCTGGGGGCCTCTTTCCCACTATACTGGGATCCACCCTGATCTTCTCCCCATCCCTACTGCCCACCTCAGCTCAGCTCTCAGATGCCCCTCGCCACATCCCAGCCTCTTCCTGGACACCCACATCTTCAAATAGCCCCCTCCTGGCTCCTCCATGTCCTAATCAGGATCCCCCTCTTCACTTCCTCTTCCACTCCTAGGTTTCCCTCTCGCTCCCACCAACACCCCTGAACCCTAACAGCCCCACACTAGAGACCCAGACCTGATCCTTCTGGAGACCCAAAGCTTCCACTTCCCATCTCCCTATGCTCCTCACCCTGGCAGAAGCTCCCAACTCTTCGTTCCTCTTGAAACCATCTGACCCAGACCTTCCTGGCACCCTACAGAGCCATAGacccttccctcccacctcctcagAACCCATCTCCTGACCCAGAACCCTCCCCCTTTCCCCAGACCCCAACCCAGACCCACCCCTAACCcagcccaccctgcccccaccctgtctCCACAGCCCTCTCCACCTCCGCCTCCCTCGTGTCCCTGGCCTGGACGCTGGCCTCCTACCAGAAGGTGCTGCGGGACTCGCGGGATGACAAGCGGCCACTGTCCTACAAGGGAGCCGTGGCCCAGGTGCTGTGGCATCTGTTCACCATTGCAGCCCGCGGCCTGGCCTTCGCGCTCTTCGCCAGCGTCTACAAGCTCTACTTTGGCATCTTCATTGTGGCCCACTGGTGTGTCATGACCTTCTGGGTCATCCAGGGCGAGACAGATTTCTGCATGTCTAAGTGGGAGGAGATCATCTACAACATGGTGGTGGGCATCATCTACATCTTCTGCTGGTTCAACGTCAAGGAGGGCCGCAGCCGCCGCCGCATGACCCTCTACTACTGCATCATGCTGCTGGAGAACGCCGCGCTCACTGGCTTCTGGTACTCCAGCCGCAACTTCGCCACCGACTTCCGCTCGCTCATCCTGGTCTGCGTGGTGGCCTCCAGCTTTGCGCTGGGCATATTCTTCATGTGTGTCTACTACTGTCTCCTGCACCCCAACGGGCCCATGCTGGGCCCCCAGACGCCTGGCTGCATCTTCCGCGAGTCCCCAGGGCCCTGCGGCCCGCCCCCCGATGCCATCACAAGTCCCCCGCGGTCCCTGCCGAGGACTACAGGCGCCGAGCGGGAAGGCGCCTCAGTGGGAGGCGAGCGTGCTGGGACCCCCACACCCCCTGTCTTCCAGGTGCGACCTGGCTTGCCCGCCACGCCAGTGGCCCGCACCTTGCGGACAGAGGGGCCTGTGATTCGGATTGACTTGCCTCGTAAGAAGTACCCGGCGTGGGATGCTCATTTTATTGACCGCCGGCTTCGGAAGACCATTCTGGCGCTGGAGTACTCTTCACCCACCACGCCCCGGTTGCAGTACCGGAGCATAGGGACCCCCCAGGAGCTGCTGGAGTACGAGACCACAGTGTAGGCCACAGTCTCCCCGGAGAAAGGGATGGGCTTGGCTGACCACACATCAACTACAGTGTTGAGCCCGAATTTCAGGGCCACCTGGCTGAGGGGGAGTGGATCTGATGGTCCAAGCACAGAGTGGCCCCATCATTAGGTTCTTTCAGGGGAGGGGGACAGTCTTGCAGAAGCCCCAGGCCCTCTTTTCAGCCCTGTGGCCCACCCCCTAGACTCCCCTGAACCAGGGCCTAGGGATCAACTGGTGCTACACTCATCATGAGCTGCCCCACTTTGCTGGGGGCCTCCATACCACATGTCCCTGCCTGGCATCGCCCACGTGTCACCCTGGTGGACCTGCCAGAGAAAAGGCACTGGCTGGGGTCCATGTGCTCCTcagagggggtgggggatggcCGCTTCTGTGGTGGGGGAGAGCTCTGAGAAGGATGGAGGAAGCCGAGAAAGATGTGGGGTGAGGTTGGAGCATCTATGGACAGGGTTGGTATAGTTTCTGTGGGGTCTGACATCTGGAGCCTGGGAAAGGGGGGGAGTTGAAGGAGGGagttggggtggggtagggagttGGGGGTGGGCAGTGCTGGAGGCAGACAGGAGAAAGAACCCTGAGACATCTAAGGGGTTCAGGCTGGCAGAAGATTGGAGGGGTTGAAGAAAGGGGGGAGGGAACCTGCAATCCAGAGCATAGAAGATATTCTAAAAGGTCTCTCTTTAGGAGACCCCTTTGCTGTGGGCTCTGTTATGGATGAGGTTCTAGACACCTCAGGTTAAATGTCTTAAGGAGCCATTCTTTGTCCTAGATGAGCATCTAGAACATTTCTTCTAGATGAAGGTCTTGAACACTCAACAGACAAAATGAAATGTCCTAGGGAGATACCCTGTCTAGGCTCAATTATAGATGAGGTTCTAGCACATTTAGCAGAGGAACTGTTCTAGAGACATGCTTAATTCCAGATTAAGTTTTAGAACACTTCACTGATAAATGTCCTAGGGAGTCACTCTTTGATCTGGATTATTTTATGAAGGGTGAGGGCATTGGTCCTCCTGCCCTGCTGTGAGGATTCTAGTTCCTGCCATTGAGAGAGGGCGGGCAGGAGGAGCAGAGGCTCTAGAACTGAGTGAGAGTGGAGTTTTCTGGGAATGGGTGCTCCAATTCTAGACTTCTGGGGCTTGTGGGAGTTCTAGGCCCCTGTCCACGATGGtctgcagccatcttcccaagaggaaattgTCCTCAGGACCCCTGAGACATTTCAGCTGGCAACTCTTTCCCAGCTGGAAAAAATTAGCACTGGAGACGTGACATGAATCCTGGCTCTCGACCATCTACAGATGCAGCTCCCTGGGGCAGCATCTGAGAAACTGTCGTTTTCCCTCAGATCAGACACCTCCTCAGGACCTGTGGTCCATTCCCATGACCCAAACATCCCAGGGTACCCATGAGACTGCTCAGCCAGGAGCCCTCCCCACTACCTGGGACAGCCAGTCCTGGAGGAGGGGTAGAGTGTGGGAGTGGGAAAGTCAGCAGTTTCTGTGGAGTAAGAGGACAGAGCCTCTTGGCAGAGCTTGGAACCCCACGACCATCAGCCCATGCCCCCATGCCAATTAAGGTGCATTTACTGGGAGGCGATGTCAATCACAGATACAGACCTGGGCTGGGAGATGAGGTGGACCGTGAGAATCCTAGACTATGCAAATTAGAGGGGTGCTTGGCCCTTGGCCGGCTCAGCTTCCCTTGGGTTACAGGTGAGacactgaggcctggagaggcaACTGTTCCCACAAGGCCCCAGACCCCTGACTGTCCCATCAAATAGTGGTGGTGAATTTGCTGAACCTGTAGGGAGACAGCCATACTCAGGGTGCAGGGTGATCCCAAAAGCAGAGAGGGCAGGACtggcagcacacacacacacacacacgtcatACCTGTAATAAAGTCACCCCACACCCCACTGTCCTGGCAACACAGGAGGCTGCACAGACATCCACCCAGGCTGGAAGG
This genomic window contains:
- the XKR7 gene encoding XK-related protein 7; translation: MAAKSDGVAAAAGQGPEGAAGEARGGASGRGEAAAAAAGGPAVAGTGGPGPRYELRDCCWVLCALLVFFSDGATDLWLAASYYLQGQHTYFGLTLLFVLLPSLVVQLLSFRWFVYDYTEPAGSPAPAVSTKDSSTGGAAITTKDSAAAFRTKEGSPEPGPRPAPSSANAFRQRCCRLCVWLLQTFVHLLQLGQVWRYLRAMYLGLQSRWRGERLQRHFYWRMLFESADVSMLRLLETFLRSAPQLVLQLSLMVHRGGEPDLLPALSTSASLVSLAWTLASYQKVLRDSRDDKRPLSYKGAVAQVLWHLFTIAARGLAFALFASVYKLYFGIFIVAHWCVMTFWVIQGETDFCMSKWEEIIYNMVVGIIYIFCWFNVKEGRSRRRMTLYYCIMLLENAALTGFWYSSRNFATDFRSLILVCVVASSFALGIFFMCVYYCLLHPNGPMLGPQTPGCIFRESPGPCGPPPDAITSPPRSLPRTTGAEREGASVGGERAGTPTPPVFQVRPGLPATPVARTLRTEGPVIRIDLPRKKYPAWDAHFIDRRLRKTILALEYSSPTTPRLQYRSIGTPQELLEYETTV